One Asterias rubens chromosome 1, eAstRub1.3, whole genome shotgun sequence genomic region harbors:
- the LOC117298300 gene encoding lactase-phlorizin hydrolase-like, protein MQTRLLVLCLAAAAVFSCAKGAERIEFVYPDVFNDPERDTYYYGTFPDGFIWSSATSSYQIEGGWDADDKGVGIWDTFTHEGGHVFNNDNGDIACDSYNNYKEDAAMMKAMGLPYYRFSISWPRLMPDGTAASLSAAGVRYYNNLIDELIANNISPMVTLYHWDLPQALQDHGGWANETIINNFNDYARACYENFGDRVKLWITFNEPWIVSLLGYGSGAFAPGIAEPAMLVYKVTHNIILSHAHAYHTYQDDYKSSQNGQVGITLNSDFIEPANRDLPADIKAADDVLQFNLGWFAHPIYLDGDYPEVMKSNIARKSAYQGFNESRLPEFTADQKLFIKGTGDFFGLNHYTTTLATNGSSDDLLPSQASYWADQDIWSWKDSNWPGSGSSWLQVVPWGLRRLLKWISEEYGRELPVYVTENGISTKDVFDLDDTTRVNYYKSYINEVLKALRLSSYASDTHDLNTNQHNREIGTAPPAMADFQLLLVVTACLAFLVTRCLAQERIEFVYPEVFNDTERDTFLYGTFPEDFLWSTATSSYQIEGAWDVADKGPSVWDTFTHEGGRVTNDDTGDIACDSYNKYKDDVALMKAMGLQFYRFSISWPRLMPDGTAASLSADGLRYYNNLIDELIANDISPMVTLYHWDLPQALQDHGGWVNETIVDRFNDYARVCFENFGDRVPFWITFNEPWIFTLLGYGSTMFAPGNIVDPAVKVYTVARHIILSHAHAYHTYQTDFKAAQNGRVGITFNTDFIEPADRSKQSDLDAADRVLRFNLGWFANPIFVDGDYPEVMKSTIATKSAYQGFRESRLPPFSTEEKEFIKDTADFFGLNAYTTVYATNETADDFLQSQANYLSDRDARTFRDPSWPGAGSNWLKIVPWGIRRLLKWVSDEYGSDIPIYITENGVSTHDVYELQDTIRVDYYKAYINEVLKAIDMDNVNVKGYTAWSLMDNFEWASGYSERFGMHYVNFSDPARPRTPKASALFYAQVVAENGFPEPKDDAMTTADGGVISHAPATAVVSFTLSLLSGIVAFVLNY, encoded by the exons ATGCAGACACGATTACTGGTGCTTTGCCTTGCGGCAGCTGCTGTTTTTAGCTGTGCGAAGGGGGCAGAAAGGATCGAGTTTGTGTATCCTGATGTATTCAACGATCCAGAGCGTGATACCTACTATTATGGCACATTCCCTGATGGTTTCATATGGAGCAGTGCTACTTCCTCGTACCAGATAGAGGGAGGATGGGATGCAGATGACAAGGGAGTAGGTATATGGGATACCTTCACGCACGAGGGTGGTCATGTCTTCAATAATGACAATGGTGACATTGCATGCGACAGCTACAACAA TTACAAGGAAGATGCTGCCATGATGAAAGCAATGGGTCTTCCATACTACCGATTCTCCATCTCATGGCCGCGTCTGATGCCAGACGGCACCGCCGCTAGCCTCAGTGCCGCTGGTGTACGTTACTACAATAACCTGATTGATGAGCTCATAGCCAACAACATCTCACCCATGGTTACACTGTACCATTGGGATCTTCCTCAAGCTCTGCAAGACCACGGTGGATGGGCAAACGAAACCATTATCAACAACTTCAACGACTATGCCAGGGCTTGTTACGAAAACTTCGGGGACAGGGTTAAGCTGTGGATCACATTCAACGAGCCGTGGATCGTGTCTCTCCTCGGGTACGGCAGCGGGGCGTTCGCCCCGGGCATCGCTGAGCCAGCCATGTTGGTGTATAAGGTAACACATAACATTATCCTATCGCATGCACATGCTTACCACACCTATCAAGATGACTACAAATCCTCACAGAATGGACAGGTTGGAATCACCCTCAACAGTGACTTCATTGAGCCGGCCAACCGCGACCTTCCAGCTGATATCAAGGCGGCAGATGATGTACTTCAATTCAACCTCGGTTGGTTTGCACATCCCATCTACCTCGACGGAGACTATCCCGAGGTCATGAAGTCCAACATCGCTAGAAAGAGTGCCTACCAGGGATTCAATGAGTCACGCCTCCCGGAATTCACCGCCGATCAAAAGCTATTCATCAAGGGGACTGGGGACTTCTTCGGACTTAATCACTACACCACGACCCTGGCCACCAACGGTTCATCGGACGATCTTCTCCCATCTCAGGCAAGCTACTGGGCCGATCAGGACATCTGGTCTTGGAAGGACTCTAACTGGCCCGGGTCTGGCTCCAGCTGGTTGCAGGTCGTACCGTGGGGACTACGTCGCTTGCTCAAGTGGATCTCCGAGGAGTATGGACGCGAATTGCCTGTCTACGTCACCGAGAATGGAATATCTACCAAAGATGTCTTCGATTTGGATGACACCACCAGAGTCAACTATTACAAATCTTACATCAATGAAGTGTTGAAGG CACTAAGATTAAGTAGTTATGCAAGTGACACACATGACTTGAACACAAACCAACACAATCGAGAAATAGGTACAGCACCACCTGCAATGGCCGACTTTCAACTCCTCTTAGTTGTCACTGCCTGTCTGGCGTTCTTAGTAACCCGATGTCTCGCGCAAGAAAGAATAGAATTTGTGTATCCTGAAGTGTTTAATGACACGGAGAGAGACACGTTCCTGTACGGTACGTTTCCCGAGGACTTCTTGTGGAGCACCGCGACCTCCTCGTACCAGATTGAAGGAGCCTGGGATGTTGCAGATAAAGGGCCCAGCGTGTGGGATACATTCACCCATGAAGGGGGACGCGTTACTAATGATGACACTGGAGATATAGCGTGCGACAGTTATAACAA ATACAAAGATGATGTTGCACTGATGAAAGCAATGGGCTTACAGTTCTATCGCTTCTCCATCTCATGGCCGCGTCTGATGCCAGACGGCACCGCCGCCAGCCTCAGTGCCGATGGGTTACGTTACTACAATAACCTGATTGATGAGCTCATAGCCAACGACATCTCACCCATGGTTACACTGTACCATTGGGATCTTCCTCAAGCTCTGCAGGACCACGGTGGATGGGTGAACGAAACCATCGTCGATCGTTTCAACGACTATGCCAGGGTCTGCTTTGAGAACTTTGGCGACAGGGTGCCGTTTTGGATCACGTTCAACGAGCCGTGGATATTCACTCTTCTCGGGTACGGTTCAACCATGTTTGCACCGGGCAATATCGTCGATCCCGCCGTCAAGGTTTATACAGTCGCCCGGCACATTATCCTGTCCCATGCACACGCCTATCACACATACCAGACGGACTTCAAAGCGGCACAAAACGGTCGAGTTGGGATCACGTTTAACACGGACTTCATCGAGCCTGCTGATCGCTCAAAGCAAAGCGATCTTGACGCTGCGGACAGAGTTCTTCGATTTAACCTGGGATGGTTTGCCAACCCCATCTTCGTTGATGGCGACTATCCAGAGGTCATGAAGAGTACGATTGCAACCAAGAGTGCCTACCAAGGGTTCAGAGAGTCACGCCTGCCACCTTTCTCCACAGAGGAGAAAGAGTTCATCAAGGACACGGCAGATTTCTTCGGGTTGAACGCGTACACCACCGTGTACGCGACCAACGAGACTGCCGATGATTTCTTGCAGTCCCAGGCCAACTACCTGAGCGATCGAGACGCTCGAACCTTTAGAGATCCTTCGTGGCCCGGTGCGGGGTCCAACTGGCTCAAAATAGTCCCCTGGGGGATCCGCCGTCTGCTGAAGTGGGTATCAGATGAATATGGCAGTGACATCCCAATTTACATCACCGAGAATGGAGTGTCAACCCACGATGTTTATGAATTGCAGGATACAATCCGCGTTGATTATTACAAAGCTTATATTAACGAAGTTCTTAAAG CTATTGACATGG
- the LOC117298309 gene encoding lactase-phlorizin hydrolase-like has translation MSGIVISLCILASSLTAAQNFAYPNIFNDTERDVPIYGKFPEGFAWGSATSAYQVEGGWDADGKGESIWDTFSQAGRCFAYQTGDVACDSYNKYPVDVQLAKKLGLTHYRFSISWPRVMPDGTRASLNEPGLAYYENLVDELLKEGIEPVVTLYHWDLPQTLQDQYGGFENETLVALFDDYADVCFERLGAKVKLWITFNEPYVVCWLGYGIGVFAPGKYDPGYSPYRCAHNIVKSHAKAYHTYQEKYKAMYNGQVSITLSTDFGLPEDETNPNHVAAAERYMQFTAGWFAHPIFKNGDYPDVMKWQVGNKSLSQGLSESRLPAFTEAEKVFNAGTGDFFGLNAYTTTVCKDNFKSSTDPNYEEDQDVSRYQPQEWPTSGSDWLRPVPWGLRRLLNWVQKEYGKPIYITENGVSTPDVSELNDVSRITFYGAYINEVLKASLLDENDVRGYFAWSMLDNFEWTSGYSQRFGLHYVDFDDPERPRTEKESAKFFAGLAAYNGFQDPNESNKASAVTPYYHIIAFMLFLCLIQLRLC, from the exons ATGAGTGGAATTGTTATTTCCCTCTGCATCTTGGCCAGCTCGTTGACCGCGGCTCAAAATTTCGCCTACCCCAATATTTTTAACGACACCGAGAGAGATGTACCGATTTACGGGAAGTTCCCTGAAGGTTTTGCCTGGGGATCGGCGACGTCCGCCTACCAGGTGGAGGGAGGCTGGGACGCCGACGGCAAGGGTGAAAGCATCTGGGATACGTTCTCACAGGCAGGTAGATGTTTCGCGTACCAGACAGGTGACGTAGCTTGTGATAGCTATAACAAGTACCCAGTGGATGTCCAACTCGCCAAAAAGCTCGGTCTCACCCATTACCGTTTCTCCATTTCATGGCCCCGGGTTATGCCAGACGGTACCCGGGCTAGCCTCAACGAGCCTGGGTTGGCTTATTATGAAAACCTGGTGGATGAACTTTTAAAGGAGGGGATCGAGCCCGTGGTGACTCTGTACCACTGGGATCTTCCACAGACTCTCCAGGACCAATACGGGGGATTCGAGAACGAAACGCTGGTGGCGCTGTTTGACGACTACGCTGACGTATGCTTCGAACGGCTTGGCGCCAAGGTTAAACTGTGGATTACATTCAACGAGCCGTATGTCGTCTGCTGGTTGGGTTACGGTATCGGTGTTTTCGCCCCTGGGAAATACGACCCGGGTTACTCGCCGTACAGGTGTGCACACAACATCGTCAAGTCTCATGCCAAGGCGTATCATACGTACCAGGAAAAGTACAAAGCGATGTACAATGGACAAGTTTCTATCACCTTGAGTACAGATTTTGGACTACCTGAAGACGAGACCAACCCAAATCATGTTGCTGCAGCTGAACGCTACATGCAGTTTACGGCCGGCTG GTTTGCTCATCCCATCTTCAAGAATGGTGACTACCCGGACGTGATGAAATGGCAGGTGGGGAACAAGAGCCTGTCTCAGGGCTTGAGCGAGAGCCGTCTTCCAGCCTTCACCGAGGCAGAGAAAGTCTTCAATGCCGGTACTGGAGACTTCTTTGGTTTGAACGCCTACACCACCACAGTGTGCAAGGACAACTTCAAATCATCCACAGATCCAAATTACGAAGAAGACCAG GACGTGTCTAGGTACCAGCCGCAAGAGTGGCCCACCTCGGGCAGCGACTGGCTTCGTCCAGTGCCATGGGGTCTTCGTAGACTCTTGAACTGGGTTCAAAAAGAGTACGGCAAACCGATTTACATCACTGAAAATGGCGTCTCTACTCCCGATGTGTCCGAACTCAACGATGTCAGTAGGATCACTTTCTATGGGGCGTACATCAACGAAGTTCTAAAAG caTCCTTACTGGATGAGAATGACGTCAGAGGTTACTTCGCCTGGTCAATGTTGGACAACTTTGAGTGGACTTCTGGTTACAGTCAGCGCTTTGGTCTCCACTATGTAGACTTTGACGATCCGGAACGTCCACGAACCGAGAAAGAATCGGCAAAGTTCTTCGCTGGTCTGGCCGCTTACAATGGCTTCCAGGATCCCAATGAGAGCAATAAGGCATCTGCAGTCACTCCGTATTATCATATTATTGCATTCATGCTGTTCTTGTGTTTGATTCAACTCCGCCTCTGTTAG
- the LOC117289584 gene encoding monocarboxylate transporter 13-like: MSEWRNGGWKAVFCVSVTWFVWTGLIKGLGVMLPVLKEQFDSKTWLVGWIIAMINGAVDFAGPFSGPLEARFGTRAVIMKSGLMIGTSLIVSSMSTSIVQLAVTLVVLSAPGISFANILTRAMVGRCFTTQYATANGIGHTGHPLALIVFPPLTQLFLNTYGWSGSMLLFGAIFLHLVVCGALIHNHERNNGGESYSPLRDVDAESDTRPLGDEEAKSDTRTCFDFGNSCSLGNFGLDILRTVPFWIGTIPYISNRLVNDLWVIYFVAHAEANGFSLADAVLFTSVAGVGNLLVKVLHGPIVDWGWIKLRPMIVLMTTVAMLCLFADPWMNTFWLMLINAVVFMGTSGALGSLIDLYTKDLLGADQLVNAFSWMGVMGGFATFGLGFFPGWIYDVTGSYDLAFILMGFIWSLTILALAVEWMLLRWGTSPKRTGNVP; the protein is encoded by the exons ATGTCAGAGTGGCGAAATGGTGGCTGGAAAGCCGTGTTTTGTGTTTCCGTTACTTGGTTTGTATGGACTGGCCTCATCAAGGGTTTAGGAGTAATGCTACCAGTCTTGAAGGAACAATTCGATTCTAAAACATGGCTGGTTGGCTGGATTATCGCTATGATTAACGGAGCCGTCGACTTTGCAG GACCATTTTCTGGACCGCTTGAAGCTCGATTTGGGACCCGCGCTGTGATAATGAAAAGTGGTCTGATGATCGGTACATCACTCATCGTGTCTTCCATGTCAACTAGTATTGTTCAGCTTGCCGTAACTCTTGTTGTGTTGTCAG CACCTGGTATAAGTTTTGCAAACATTCTAACCAGAGCGATGGTTGGACGTTGTTTTACTACTCAGTATGCCACAGCCAATGGTATCGGTCACACTGGACACCCATTGGCTCTCATTGTGTTCCCGCCACTCACTCAGCTGTTTCTAAATACATACGGCTGGAGTGGCTCAATGCTATTATTTGGTGCCATCTTCTTGCACCTTGTCGTGtgtggtgctcttatccacaaCCACGAGAGGAACAACGGGGGTGAATCATATTCTCCACTAAGAGACGTAGATGCTGAAAGTGATACCAGACCTCTAGGAGACGAAGAGGCAAAAAGTGATACCAGGACTTGCTTTGATTTCGGAAACAGTTGCAGTCTCGGAAACTTCGGACTGGACATTCTGCGGACAGTTCCATTTTGGATCGGAACCATTCCGTATATCTCTAATCGTTTGGTGAACGACTTATGGGTTATTTACTTCGTAGCGCACGCCGAGGCGAATGGATTCTCTCTTGCAGACGCTGTGCTCTTCACCTCGGTTGCTGGAGTGGGTAATCTATTGGTCAAAGTCCTTCATGGTCCAATCGTAGACTGGGGTTGGATAAAATTAAGACCCATGATTGTATTGATGACGACTGTTGCAATGCTGTGTCTATTCGCGGATCCCTGGATGAACACCTTTTGGTTGATGCTCATTAATGCTGTAGTCTTCATGGGGACATCGGGTGCTCTGGGATCGCTAATTGATCTATACACGAAGGATTTACTTGGTGCAGACCAACTGGTGAATGCGTTCAGCTGGATGGGAGTCATGGGAGGATTTGCCACTTTTGGTCTTGGATTCTTCCCCG GTTGGATCTACGATGTGACAGGGAGCTACGACTTGGCTTTCATCTTGATGGGGTTTATCTGGTCTCTAACGATACTAGCCCTTGCTGTGGAATGGATGCTACTCAGGTGGGGGACATCTCCCAAGAGAACCGGAAACGTGCCATGA